A region of the Curvibacter sp. AEP1-3 genome:
TGCCCCGCACCACGCTCCGCTATGCGATTGAAAAATTCGATGCCGCCCAAAGAAGGGCATTGCTTCTAGGCCACTTCAAAGATTGAAGTTCATCGTCAAAACGATAGCTAGCGCACACCCCACATGCGCAAGCAGCTCCTAAACTGATAGCAGTGCGCCTGCCATCTGGGCAGAAGCAGACGGCTCTGCACCGGCCACATAGCGCGCCACAAACGCGCCTGCACTGGTTGCTGGCAAGTCCACCCATACGGTGTGCCCGCTACCGGGGGCCAGGTGCATGGCGTGTCCTTCTGCGTTTTCCATGCGGGTCAGGGTCGCATCCACGTTGCCTGCAGGGTGGATGATTTCCAACCGGTCGCCCACCGCAAATTTGTTGCGCACGTTCACTTGTGCCAAGCCCCGTGCTGCGTCAAACGCCAGCACATCGCCCACGTACAGGCTGCGCCCGCTCTCAGAATAGCCCCGCAAGTAGTTCTGGGTGGCCTCAGGCGTGTGCCGCTGGAAGAAACCGCTGGTGTAACCCCGGTTGGCCAAGCCTTCGAGCTGGCCCAGCAGCTCGGGGTTGAGCGCGCGACCGGCCACGGCGTCGTCAATGGCTGCCCGATAAGCCTGCGCAGTGCGGGCCACGTAATACGGGCTCTTGGTGCGGCCTTCGATCTTCAGCGAGTCCACGCCGATTTCCACCAGGCGCTGCACATGCTCGATGGCGCGCAGGTCTTTGGAGTTCATCACGTAGGTGCCGTGCTCGTCTTCCTCGATGGGCATGTAGTCACCGGGGCGCTGGCTCTCTTCCAGCAAGTAAGCAATGCTTTGATGGGCCTCGGCGGGCACTGTGCTGCCCTGTCCGCAGGTGTGGCCGCTGCGCTGAGGGCTCAGCACATCACCACTCGCATCCACCTGAGCCGCATGCGTCTTGTAGTCCCAGCGGCAGGAATTGGTGCAACTGCCCTGGTTGGCATCGCGGTGGTTGAAGTAACCCGAGAGCAGGCAGCGGCCCGAATAGGCAATGCACAGCGCGCCATGCACAAACACCTCCAGCTCGGTGTCCGGGCAGTCCTGACGAATCTGGGCCACCTGGTCCAGCGACAACTCGCGCGAGAGGATCACGCGGCTGATACCCACCTTGCTCCAGAACTTCACCGCCGCTGCATTCACTGTGTTGGCCTGCACCGAGAGGTGAATTTCCATCTCCGGCCAGGCTTCGCGCGCCAGCATGATGAGGCCGGGGTCAGACATGATCATGGCGTCGGGCTTCAGGTCAATGACCGGCTGCATGTTCTTGACATAGCTCTGCGTCTTGTTGCCGTGCGGAAAGATGTTGGACACCAGGTAAAACTTTTTGCGCTGCGCGTGCGTGTGCTCAATGCCCGCGCGCAGCACGTCGAGGCTGCCGAAGTCGTTGTTGCGCACGCGCAAGGAATAGCGGGGCTGCCCCGCATACACTGCGGTGGCACCAAAAGCCAGCGCGGTGTGCAACATGGCCAGCGAGCCGGCAGGGGCCAAGAGTTCAGGTGTTTTTGGGGGGGTGGGAACGGCGGAAAACGTCATCCCGGAATTATCCTGATGCCACCTGCAAAAGCGGCCGCGAAAACCTTGACCCACATCAACCAACGCACAATGTCAGCACCCATGAAAACCAAATATTTCCTGCAGCTGCTGGCGCTGTCATCACTCTGGGGCGCGTCTTTCCTGTTCATCCGCATTGCCAGCCCGGTGTTCGGCCCCAACGTGCTCGCCCTGCTGCGGGTGGCCATGGCTACCGCCACTCTGGCCGTACTGATGCGCTTGATGGGCCAGCGCTGGGCATGGCAACACTGGCGTTCCCTGGCCGCCATCGGCGCCTTGTCAGTGGCCATGCCATTCTTGCTATTCGCGTGGGCCGGGCTGCAACTGCCTGCGGGCTACAGCGCGCTGCTGAACTCCACGGCGGTAATCTTTGGCATGTTTGCGTCCGCCCGCATGGGCGAGGACACTATCACCTTCAAAAAGCTCCTGGGCTGCGCCTGCGGCTTTGCGGGGGTGGCGCTGATCGTGAGCCTGGGGCCTGTGGAGCCCTCGCTCAAAGTGGTGCTGGCGGTGCTGGCCTGTGTAGCGGCGTCAGCCTGTTATGGCTTTTCCACCCCGATCACCAAACGTGCAGTGGGCCACATGCAGCCTCTGCAAATTGCAGCGGGCATTCACGTCTTGTCTTTGGGAATGCTGCTCCCCGGCGCTGCCTACAGCTTGCCGGATGCCCGCTTCAGCTGGCAGGCATTGGGCGCAGTGGCGGTGATGGGCATCGCCACCTCGGGCCTGGCCTACTGGGCCCATTTGCGGATCCTGCGTCACGTAACACCGGTCGCTGCGATGAGCCCCATCTTCATGGTGCCGGTGTTCGGAGTGTTGTGGGGGCATATCTTTTTGGGTGAGGAACTAGGGCACGGCTTGCTGCTGGGCGGAAGCCTTGTGCTGGTGGCCAGCGCGCTGATCACCGGCTTCAACCCCCTTCAACGTTGGCTGGACCTGATTGACGCCAAGCCCTAGGTCATGTCACGCAACAGTCATCCGGCCCCACCATGATCCCGCGTTGGTTTATTTCACAACAAGGGACTTCATGAAAACCATCCGTTTTGCAGCTACTGCTGTCGCTGTGTCGATCGCGACCTTGCTCGCTGCCTGCACCACCATGGGTACAGCCACCAGCGGCTACCCCACCTTGAATGGCGCCAAGCCCCTGGTCATCGGCCACCGTGGTGCCAGCGGCTACTTGCCCGAACACACCATGGCGTCTTACAAAAAGGCCATTGAAATGGGTGCCGATTTCATCGAGCCTGATCTGGTCGTCACCAAAGACGGTGAGCTGGTAGCCCGCCACGAACCCAACATCACCGCCACCACCGACGTCTCCACCCGCGCCGAATTTGCCAGCCGCAAAACCACCCGCAAGGTCGATGGCGTGAACGAGACCGGCTGGTTCGTCACCGACTTCACCCTCGCCGAGCTGCGCACCCTGCGCGCCAAGCAGCCGAATGCTGCGCGCGACAAGTCGTTTGATGGCCAATTCCAGATCCCGACCTTCCGCGAAATTCTGGAGCTTGCCAAGACCGAGTCGGCACGTACCGGCCGCACCATCGGCGTGTACCCAGAGACCAAGCACCCCACTTACCACGTGGATGCCGGTCTGCCCATCGAGCCACGCTTGTTGGCCCTGCTGGCCGAATACGGTTACACCAAGAAAGACTCTCCAGTCATCATCCAGTCGTTTGAGGTATCCAACCTCAAAGCCCTGCGCAAGCTCACCCAAGTGCGCCTGCTCCAATTGGTGGATGCGGACGATGTGGACTCCAAAGGCAATGTGACACTGGTCGCTCCTTTCGACAAGCCTTATGACTTTGCTGTAGCCAAAGACAGCCGCACCTTCCCCGACCTGCTGACGCCCAAAGGTCTGGCGGAAGTCAAAACCTACGCAGATGGCATCGGCCCCTGGAAGCCCTATCTGGCCAGCGCCGCCCATGTGATGGGTGCTGACGGCAAACCGCGCGACCTCAATGGCGACGGCAAGATCACCGACGCTGATCGCGTGGCCCTGCCCCCGACTGACGTGGTGAAGAACGCCCACGCCGCCGGCTTGTTCGTGCACGCCTACACGTTCCGCAGCGAAGCCCCCGGCTTGCTGTCTGACTACAAGGGTGACCCCAAGGCCGAATACAAGCGTTTTTATGCCCTCGGCGTGGATGGCTTGTTCAGTGACTTCCCGGATACCGCGGTGTCCGCGCGCGACGGCAAGTAAGCATCCGCCAGTCCTCACAAAAACAGCGCTTCGGCGCTGTTTTTTTTGGCAGAACAAGCTACCACGCAAGCGCGTCGCAAGGCCACTCTTGCCGGCGCCCGCAAAGCGGAAGGTGCCCCGTAAAATGGCCGGCACATGACCGCCCCGCTTGCAAGCCCCCTCCCGCCTGAATCAGTCCCTCCTCGCACCAACACCCGCACTGAACTCGCGGCTCTCTGGGCTTTGGCCTGGCCCATCCTGATCGGGCAGCTGGCGAATGTGGGCATGTCGGTGGTGGACGTGGCCATGGCAGGCCATGCGTCGGCCCACGACCTGGCAGGCATATCGCTGGGGGTGTCCATCTGGAACATCGTCATCATCACGCTCATGGGCCTGATGATGTCCGTGGCCCCCATGGTGGCCCACCATGTGGGTGCTCGAGAGTTCACGCAAGTGCCGCATTTGGTACGCCAAGGCATGTGGAAAGCGCTGGGCGTGGGCACCGTGGCTATGGTGCTGACCCAGCTCTCCGCACTGGTGTTCGACTACATGGACATCGAGCCACACGTGCACGAGGTAGCCACCGGTTTTGTGTTCATCATCAGCTTCGCGCTTCCGGCGTTTGCCTGCTACCGGGTGCTCTACGGCTACAGCGCCAGCCTGAACCAGACCAAGCCGCTCATGGTCTTGTCGGTGGCGGCACTGCTGCTCAACATTCTGGTGAACTGGCTGCTGGTGTTCGGCAGCTGGGGCTTTCCACGGCTGGGGGGCCTGGGTTGTGCCTGGGCCACGCTCATCTGCGTGTGGTTCAACTTCCTGGGTCTGCTGGTGTGGATGCGCTTGGCACCCGCCTACCGCAGCACCTGGCCTTTCGCCCAATGGGAAGGCCCGCATCCCGAAAAACTTGCCGCTTTGTGGAGATTAGGCTTCCCCATCGGGGTGACCTACTTTGCCGAGACCAGCGCTTTCGGCCTGATCGCCCTGCTGATTGCCGGCTTCGGCAGCCGGGAAGTGGCCGCCCACCAGATTGCCCTGAACTTCACTTCCCTCGTGTTCATGGTGCCCCTGAGTCTGGGCATTGCCCTGCTCACCCGCGTGGGCCAAAGCCTGGGCGCAGGCGATCCAGTCGCTGCAAAGTTCCGGGCCTGGGTGGGCGTGAAGGCCGGGCTGGGCTTCGGGCTGCTGTCTGCCATCGGCATTGCAGCAGGCGCACACCAGATTGCTTGGGCTTACACGAACGATGCGAACGTGGCAGCACTGGCTGCCCAGTTGCTGTTTCTGGCGGCGGTGTTCCAGATGTCGGACTCTGCGCAGGTCGTCATCAGCAGTGCCATCCGGGGCTATAAGGTCTCCCGCAGCCCCATGGTGATACACCTCACCGCGTTCTGGGGTTTCTCACTGCCCCTGGGTTGCGTGCTGGGTCTGGCGCCACAGTGGCTGCCATGGCGGCCTGCGCAGGCCATGGGCGCCCAAGGGTTTTGGATCGCGTTGGTGGTGGGTCTCACCGTGGCTGCCGTCGGACTGCTGCTCTTGCTCCAGCGTGTGACGCGGTCGCGTATCCAAGTGGGGGGCCGTGCATGAGCCAAGCTTTGCCTTTTTACCTGTGCCTGGCCGGCCCCACCGCTGCCGGCAAAACCGCCGCCGCATTAGCCATCGCAGCGGAGCATGGCGCCGAAATCATCAGCGTAGATTCCGCCTTGGTCTACCGGGGCATGGACATCGGCACTGCCAAACCCGAAATCCATGAGCTGGCCGTCATGCCCCACCACCTGATCAACATCCGCGACCCCTTGGAGGCCTACAGCGCTGCCGAGTTTCTCAAGGACGCGAAGGCATTGATCACAGACATCCACGCCCGCGGCAAACTGCCGCTGCTGGTGGGCGGCACCATGCTGTACTTCAAAGCCTTGTTTGACGGGCTGGATGACATGCCCGCAGCCAGCCCCGAAGTCAGGGCCGCCCTCGAGGCCGAAGCCGCAGACTTGGGCTGGCCCGCCATGCACGCCCAACTGGCTGCGGTAGACCCGGTGACCGCAGCCCGCTTGGCACCAGCCGACAGCCAGCGTATCCAGCGTGCGCTGGAGGTGTACCGTGTCTCGGGCAAGCCACTCTCCACCTTTCATGCGCAGCAGGACGCTATCAAAAAAGAAGCTGCTCGCGCAGACAATACGGGCGCCAGTGCCCTTTTTTCCTTGGAACCGGAGGATCGCGCCTGGCTGCATGCGCGCATCGCCCAGCGCTTTGACCTGATGCTGCAAGGCGGTTTTCTGGATGAAGTCAAAACCCTCATGGCCCGGGGCGACTTGCACCCCGACCTGCCCAGCATGCGTTGTGTGGGCTACCGCCAGGCATGGGAAGCGTTGGCCGGCACCTCGCCCATGGCCGAGCTGCGCGACAAAGGTATCTTCGCGACACGCCAGCTCGCCAAACGGCAGATTACGTGGTTGCGCTCCATGCCGCAGCGCCAAGTGATTGCGGCAGACCAGCCCGACGCGCAAAGCGCACTGCTGGCTGCTGTACGCGCCGCGCTACGTCAACGGAAGACCCCATGATTCTGCGCATTTCCGGTTTGGCCAAGCACTACGGCACCACGCCGGTGTTCAAGAACGTCCATCTGGACGTGGCGCCTGGTGAGTTTGTCGCTATCGTGGGCGAGTCCGGCGTGGGCAAGTCCACCTTGCTCAACTGCATGGCGGGTTTGGACAGCTGGGACAGCGGTACGGTGGAACTCGCGAGCCAGAACCTTGGCACCCTTTCCGACGACGGCCGCGCGCTGCTGCGCCGGGAGAGTGTGGGATTTGTATTCCAGGCCTTTCATGTATTGCCGCACCTCGACGTCGCCCAGAATGTGACTCTCCCGTTACTGCTTCTGGGACGTGATGAACCGGACCGTGTGAACGCCATGCTGCAGGCCGTGGGCTTGGGCGATCTGGGCGCACGACTGCCCCAGCAACTCAGCGGCGGGCAGTTACAGCGCGTTGCTATCGCCCGAGCATTGGTGCATCAGCCGGCGCTTATTTTGGCGGACGAACCCACCGGCAACCTGGACCCCGGCACAGCCGCCAAAGTGATGGAGGCCTTGGTGCACCAGTCCCGCGAACATGGCAGCGCACTGGTGCTCGTGACCCACTCACTGGCCGCGACCGAACAGGCCGACCGGGTACTGCATTTGCGCGCCGAAGGCATGACGGACGCTCGTGGCTGACAAACGCCAGGCGCTGCGTTAGACTGCCTGCGAAATTTGTAACAAAACGCACACGCAGCCCACATCTTGAAGTCTCCAGCAGGCATCAACCGTCGCATCGCCATGGCAAGCTTGGGCATCAGCGTGTCAGGCCTCGCAACGGCACATTGCAATCGCGCCATCCAAGTGCCCGTGTCTGCCACGGGCCAGAGCGTAGTCATTGATGGCGATGCCGTGCGCGGCATTTACCCCGACATCCTCAACGCCATTTCCACGAAAGAGAAATGCCGCTTTGTTGTCACGCCGGTTCCCCGCGCCCGCCTTGAAAAACTGTACGAGAGCGGCAAGGCCGACATGATTGTGGCGAGCACCCGGTCTGTGAGGCGGGATGAGTTCGGCGTATTCGTCCCCATGGTGCGGAGCCGAGCCATGGTGATTTCCTTGGGCGACTTGCAACGTGCACCCTTCAAAACGACGCAGGACGTACTGAACAACAAAGAGGTCCGGTTGGTGGTGGTGCGCGGCTACGACTATGGCAACGCGTACCACGAGCTGATCGAGGCGATGGGCAAAGAGAACCGGGTTCTTCTGGAGGCCGATCCCAACGCGGTAGCGCGCCTGATGAAGACCAACCCTAACGATGTGACCATCATGGTGCCCACCATCATCTACGGTGCCATGCAGGAAGATGCGCGATTGAGCGACCAATTGGAAAAGTTGCGCTTTGAACCCCTGGACAACATTCCATGGGGAGAGAGTGGCGTCTACCTCTCCAAGACCTCACTGGAGCCCGGCCTGATGAAGTTCCTCCAGTCTGCGATGCAGCGCACCGCACAGGCCGGTACTGTGCACAAAGGCTTCGCGGCCTATTACCCGCCGCAGGTGCTCAAGGACAGCATCAAGCCATTAGAGAAAATCCCATAAAAAAAGCCTCTGTGGATCACAGAGGCTTTTTGCATTCAAGAGGAATCAGACCTTCTTCTTGCGCCGCACCATCGCACCGATTGCCGCCAAACCAGCCAACAACATGGCGTAGGTTTCTGGCTCCGGGACCGCAGCGGTAATGCTCATGAATGTGTAGTCAGATTCATTGGTACATGTGTGGCAACTCATGAGGCCAGGCGCAGCACCGAAAGATACTTGTTTAACCAACTTGTTGCCGAACGGATTCACCACAGACCATGCTCCGCCTTTTCCTAAAGTCGCGGGACTCAGCATATTGACAGCGGTGCCTCCCACACTCCACGTTGCGCTCGTATCGCCCGTGGCAATCAGGCTGAAAGAGCCCAAGCTGTTATCCGCATAAACCACAGAAATAACCGCCTTTTCTTTCATATCGCTGTATTCAGCGCCATTGAAAAGGAGGCCAACAGTGAAGCTCTTGATATGAATCGCACTAGAAAAGGAGCCCTTGATGGTCTCACCAATATCAATTTCCCCTGGAGTTCGTTCACCACCCGACTTCGGAGAAACACCAACGCCCTGATAACCGTCTTGCGCATTTTTGAAGCTGAACTTTGCTTCGTCTCTGCCTTTGTACGCGGAAAAATCGGCGGTTACTCCACCCAGAAAGCTCGTGCTGTAGATGCTGGAAGTACCAAAGTTGACGCCATAGATGGTGTCGAACGTGTTGGCTTTAGTCAGCAACGTGACCGGAGTGGCTTGCGCGATGGAACTCGCAAGAAATATAACCAAAAAGGCGAGCCTAGTCTTCATTGATGAAATAGTCATTTCTGCACCCTGTAATTTGTAACCGGACGATACAGATACTCGGCCCACCTTGCGATAGGCCGGTCGGACTACTTTGCGGAACTATTTCACCAAACCTGCAGCAAAGTGCCCTCAGTGAGGCGATAGCCCCTTGCGGCTATAGCCCGCGCCTCCGACTCGTCATGCGTGACCCACAAGGTAGCCATCCGGTGTTCAGCGATATGGGCCTTGAATTCGTCCCGCAGTTGCAAGCGCAAGTCAGCATCCAGCGCTGAGAAAGGCTCGTCCAGCAGCAGGGCCCGGGGCCGGGTGATCAGCGCACGGGCGAGCGCCACGCGTTGTTGCTCGCCGCCGGAGAGTTGCCAGACTTTGGACAAAGCGTAGGCCGACAAGCCGAAGCGCGCCAGCATGGCCCGCGCTTGATCGCACGCGGCCGCTTTGGGTATGCGCTGCTCGACCAGGCCGAACGCTACGTTGTCCTGCACGTTGAGGTGCGGGAACAGGGCGAAATCCTGAAACATGAGCGCAAAGCCGCGCCGCTCGGGCGGTGTGACAGAAATGTCTGCGCCATCCATGCGCACCATGCCGGCATCCGCCTGCTCCAGCCCGGCCGCAATGCGCAACAAGGTGCTTTTGCCGCTGCCGCTGGGTCCGAGCAAGGCCACGGTTTCGCCAGCGGCCACTGCCACCGATGCGCCACGCAGCAAGGCTTTCGGCGCACCGCGCGGCGGTGCCCATTGTTTGGAAATGTTCAGCAGCTCAAGCACGCGCTTCGTCCTCATCCGTGGGCCATTCAATCAACACAAAGGCCAGCAAGGCCAGCCCCATCAACACACAAGCCAACACTTGTGCAGCTGCCAGATTGTCCGCCCCCGGTTTGCCCAGATGCTGGTAGATCAGGGTGGTGAGCGTTGCCCACTCAGGGCGCGATAAAAACAGGCTGACCGCAAATTCCCCCACTGCGGTGGCAGCGGCAAATGCCATTCCCCGGCGCAAGGCCGGTGCCAGCAATGGCAAGGTCACCCGCCAGAAGCAGCGCCACGGACTTGCGCCCAAGCTGCGCGCGGCCTCCAGGTAGTGCGCGGGCAGGCTGTCCAGCCTCGCAGCCAGCGACTTGGCGACGAAGGGATAGGCCAACAACGCATACGCCGCTACCAGCACCCCGAAGCTGCCGCTCCACTGCGGGTACAGCAGCAGCAAACCAAAAGCCACCATCACCGGCGACACAATAAAAGGCAGAAACACCAGCGTGCGCAGCCACAGCACCCGCTGCGCGGCCAAGGCGTGCGCCAGCCCTAAGCCGGTAGCCAGCGCCAGCGCCAGTGCGGAGAATTGCGCGGTGTTGGACAAGGCCAAGAGTGTGTCTTCATCGGTCAACACGGTCCACGCGATTGCTCCTGAATTCATAGCGCCTCGCGCAATGCTGACGAGCGGCGCAGCACAAATAAGCATCCATATCAACACAACAGCGACCACTGTCCCCCAAGCGGCCCAGCCCTGCGGGCGACGGCGGGGTATGGCGTCTGCACGCGCGGGTGTGGCCAAACGGCGCTCCATGAAGGCATAGCCCCAGGCCACGATGGCGGTGAGTGCCAGCATCCAAAAAGACAGCACACCGGCCTGCCCGAGCTGCAGCTCGTGGGCGACCAAGGTGTAGATCTCGACCTCGGCGGTGGCGTAGTCCTGCCCGCCCAACACCAGCGCCAAGCCGAAACCTGAGAAGCAATACAGAAACACCAGGCACAGGGCGGAGGCCAACCACGGTGCTATCGCCGGCCACTCCACCCGCCAGAAGGCCCGCCAAGGTGTGGCCCCCAGACTGCGGGCCGCGGCCACCCGCGCGGCACTCACGCTGGAAAGCGCATCGACGCCAGCACGCACCACCACACACAGATTGAAAAACAAGTTGCCATACAGCAGCAGCCAGGGTGTGCCTTGCAGGTCCGGTCCGCCCCAGTGGGCCAGCCAGCCCTTGGGCCCTGCCAGCGCCAACACCCCCATGGCGGCCACCAGCGTGGGCACTACAAAGGGCAGCATCAGCCCTCGCAACAGGAGTGCCCTGCCGGGGAACTCCCAGCGTGCCAGCACCCAAGCCATGGGCAAGCCGAGCAGCAAAGTAACAGCGCAGGTCATGGCCGCTTGCACCAGTGACCAAAGCAGGCGCCCGCGCAAATAGTCGTCCTGCCAAGGTGCCCACAAGCTCTCCGCACCCCAGCCCTCCGCGAGCAAGCGCAGCGCCGGCGCTACCAAGACCACCGCGAGAAACGCCAGTGGCACAGCCGCCAGCCACCAGCGCGCAATCGGGCTGGATCGACATACCAGAGGCAGCATCCCGGCCTTACGCTCTACGCACTGCTGTCTGTGACAACACTTACTTCAAGACCACCTTGGTCCAGCGGGCTACCCATTCCGCGCCTTTGGCCGCGATGTCCGCGTCCGACGGTGCGCTGAAGGCGGTTGGCTCTGGAGCGAACTTGAAGGCCTCAGCCTTGGCCACACCAGCTTCGGCGGGGAACATCCACATCTCAGTTTGCATGCCGGTTTGAACGGGGGCAGAACGCATGAAGTCCACAAATTTCTCGGCGGCGGCGCGGTTTTTACCGCCCTTGACCAAGGCCACGCCTTCGACCTGGCGGAACACCGCGCCCGGCAAGCTCAAGGAGCCTGTGGGTGGCTCGGCCAATTTGGTCTTGCTGTAGAAAAGCTCGGCCGCGGGGCTGCTGGCGTAGCTCACCACCAGGGGATGCTTGCCGCCGTTCTGGCTGAACTCGGTGTAGTAGGCCTCGGTCCAGCCCTTGGCCACTTTGAGACCGTTGACGCGCAGCTTGGCCCAGAAATCAAAGGCCTTGTCTTCGCCCAAGGTGGCGATGGTAGAGAGCAAAAACGCATAGCCGGGGCTGCTGGTGGCCGGGTTTTGCACGACCAGCAACTTGGCGTAGGCAGGTTGGGTCAAGTCGTCCAGGGTTTTGGGCAAGGCCACACCGTTTTTGGCGAACCAGGCTTTGTCGTAGTTCAGGGTGACATAGCCGTAGTCCACCGGCACCAAGGGCGCGGGCAGTTCAGCCACGGGTTTGCGGCCGGCCGCAGCGGGGGCACC
Encoded here:
- the trhP gene encoding prephenate-dependent tRNA uridine(34) hydroxylase TrhP; the protein is MTFSAVPTPPKTPELLAPAGSLAMLHTALAFGATAVYAGQPRYSLRVRNNDFGSLDVLRAGIEHTHAQRKKFYLVSNIFPHGNKTQSYVKNMQPVIDLKPDAMIMSDPGLIMLAREAWPEMEIHLSVQANTVNAAAVKFWSKVGISRVILSRELSLDQVAQIRQDCPDTELEVFVHGALCIAYSGRCLLSGYFNHRDANQGSCTNSCRWDYKTHAAQVDASGDVLSPQRSGHTCGQGSTVPAEAHQSIAYLLEESQRPGDYMPIEEDEHGTYVMNSKDLRAIEHVQRLVEIGVDSLKIEGRTKSPYYVARTAQAYRAAIDDAVAGRALNPELLGQLEGLANRGYTSGFFQRHTPEATQNYLRGYSESGRSLYVGDVLAFDAARGLAQVNVRNKFAVGDRLEIIHPAGNVDATLTRMENAEGHAMHLAPGSGHTVWVDLPATSAGAFVARYVAGAEPSASAQMAGALLSV
- a CDS encoding DMT family transporter → MKTKYFLQLLALSSLWGASFLFIRIASPVFGPNVLALLRVAMATATLAVLMRLMGQRWAWQHWRSLAAIGALSVAMPFLLFAWAGLQLPAGYSALLNSTAVIFGMFASARMGEDTITFKKLLGCACGFAGVALIVSLGPVEPSLKVVLAVLACVAASACYGFSTPITKRAVGHMQPLQIAAGIHVLSLGMLLPGAAYSLPDARFSWQALGAVAVMGIATSGLAYWAHLRILRHVTPVAAMSPIFMVPVFGVLWGHIFLGEELGHGLLLGGSLVLVASALITGFNPLQRWLDLIDAKP
- a CDS encoding glycerophosphodiester phosphodiesterase; translated protein: MKTIRFAATAVAVSIATLLAACTTMGTATSGYPTLNGAKPLVIGHRGASGYLPEHTMASYKKAIEMGADFIEPDLVVTKDGELVARHEPNITATTDVSTRAEFASRKTTRKVDGVNETGWFVTDFTLAELRTLRAKQPNAARDKSFDGQFQIPTFREILELAKTESARTGRTIGVYPETKHPTYHVDAGLPIEPRLLALLAEYGYTKKDSPVIIQSFEVSNLKALRKLTQVRLLQLVDADDVDSKGNVTLVAPFDKPYDFAVAKDSRTFPDLLTPKGLAEVKTYADGIGPWKPYLASAAHVMGADGKPRDLNGDGKITDADRVALPPTDVVKNAHAAGLFVHAYTFRSEAPGLLSDYKGDPKAEYKRFYALGVDGLFSDFPDTAVSARDGK
- a CDS encoding MATE family efflux transporter is translated as MTAPLASPLPPESVPPRTNTRTELAALWALAWPILIGQLANVGMSVVDVAMAGHASAHDLAGISLGVSIWNIVIITLMGLMMSVAPMVAHHVGAREFTQVPHLVRQGMWKALGVGTVAMVLTQLSALVFDYMDIEPHVHEVATGFVFIISFALPAFACYRVLYGYSASLNQTKPLMVLSVAALLLNILVNWLLVFGSWGFPRLGGLGCAWATLICVWFNFLGLLVWMRLAPAYRSTWPFAQWEGPHPEKLAALWRLGFPIGVTYFAETSAFGLIALLIAGFGSREVAAHQIALNFTSLVFMVPLSLGIALLTRVGQSLGAGDPVAAKFRAWVGVKAGLGFGLLSAIGIAAGAHQIAWAYTNDANVAALAAQLLFLAAVFQMSDSAQVVISSAIRGYKVSRSPMVIHLTAFWGFSLPLGCVLGLAPQWLPWRPAQAMGAQGFWIALVVGLTVAAVGLLLLLQRVTRSRIQVGGRA
- the miaA gene encoding tRNA (adenosine(37)-N6)-dimethylallyltransferase MiaA — protein: MSQALPFYLCLAGPTAAGKTAAALAIAAEHGAEIISVDSALVYRGMDIGTAKPEIHELAVMPHHLINIRDPLEAYSAAEFLKDAKALITDIHARGKLPLLVGGTMLYFKALFDGLDDMPAASPEVRAALEAEAADLGWPAMHAQLAAVDPVTAARLAPADSQRIQRALEVYRVSGKPLSTFHAQQDAIKKEAARADNTGASALFSLEPEDRAWLHARIAQRFDLMLQGGFLDEVKTLMARGDLHPDLPSMRCVGYRQAWEALAGTSPMAELRDKGIFATRQLAKRQITWLRSMPQRQVIAADQPDAQSALLAAVRAALRQRKTP
- a CDS encoding ABC transporter ATP-binding protein, encoding MILRISGLAKHYGTTPVFKNVHLDVAPGEFVAIVGESGVGKSTLLNCMAGLDSWDSGTVELASQNLGTLSDDGRALLRRESVGFVFQAFHVLPHLDVAQNVTLPLLLLGRDEPDRVNAMLQAVGLGDLGARLPQQLSGGQLQRVAIARALVHQPALILADEPTGNLDPGTAAKVMEALVHQSREHGSALVLVTHSLAATEQADRVLHLRAEGMTDARG
- a CDS encoding substrate-binding periplasmic protein; translated protein: MKSPAGINRRIAMASLGISVSGLATAHCNRAIQVPVSATGQSVVIDGDAVRGIYPDILNAISTKEKCRFVVTPVPRARLEKLYESGKADMIVASTRSVRRDEFGVFVPMVRSRAMVISLGDLQRAPFKTTQDVLNNKEVRLVVVRGYDYGNAYHELIEAMGKENRVLLEADPNAVARLMKTNPNDVTIMVPTIIYGAMQEDARLSDQLEKLRFEPLDNIPWGESGVYLSKTSLEPGLMKFLQSAMQRTAQAGTVHKGFAAYYPPQVLKDSIKPLEKIP
- a CDS encoding PEP-CTERM sorting domain-containing protein, whose product is MTISSMKTRLAFLVIFLASSIAQATPVTLLTKANTFDTIYGVNFGTSSIYSTSFLGGVTADFSAYKGRDEAKFSFKNAQDGYQGVGVSPKSGGERTPGEIDIGETIKGSFSSAIHIKSFTVGLLFNGAEYSDMKEKAVISVVYADNSLGSFSLIATGDTSATWSVGGTAVNMLSPATLGKGGAWSVVNPFGNKLVKQVSFGAAPGLMSCHTCTNESDYTFMSITAAVPEPETYAMLLAGLAAIGAMVRRKKKV
- a CDS encoding ABC transporter ATP-binding protein yields the protein MLELLNISKQWAPPRGAPKALLRGASVAVAAGETVALLGPSGSGKSTLLRIAAGLEQADAGMVRMDGADISVTPPERRGFALMFQDFALFPHLNVQDNVAFGLVEQRIPKAAACDQARAMLARFGLSAYALSKVWQLSGGEQQRVALARALITRPRALLLDEPFSALDADLRLQLRDEFKAHIAEHRMATLWVTHDESEARAIAARGYRLTEGTLLQVW
- a CDS encoding ABC transporter permease, translating into MLPLVCRSSPIARWWLAAVPLAFLAVVLVAPALRLLAEGWGAESLWAPWQDDYLRGRLLWSLVQAAMTCAVTLLLGLPMAWVLARWEFPGRALLLRGLMLPFVVPTLVAAMGVLALAGPKGWLAHWGGPDLQGTPWLLLYGNLFFNLCVVVRAGVDALSSVSAARVAAARSLGATPWRAFWRVEWPAIAPWLASALCLVFLYCFSGFGLALVLGGQDYATAEVEIYTLVAHELQLGQAGVLSFWMLALTAIVAWGYAFMERRLATPARADAIPRRRPQGWAAWGTVVAVVLIWMLICAAPLVSIARGAMNSGAIAWTVLTDEDTLLALSNTAQFSALALALATGLGLAHALAAQRVLWLRTLVFLPFIVSPVMVAFGLLLLYPQWSGSFGVLVAAYALLAYPFVAKSLAARLDSLPAHYLEAARSLGASPWRCFWRVTLPLLAPALRRGMAFAAATAVGEFAVSLFLSRPEWATLTTLIYQHLGKPGADNLAAAQVLACVLMGLALLAFVLIEWPTDEDEARA